In one Thermodesulfobium acidiphilum genomic region, the following are encoded:
- a CDS encoding TonB-dependent receptor plug domain-containing protein: protein MLVFLFFAFFYSDLAEIGFCDDSSQFQEIVVYGNKEKEKNADVVNVFKVNPAMSFSITDYLKDMAGVEISEKSLVGDTGDVVKIRGFGNSRLKVFENGRDINATGVYGGFYVDWSTIPPINVDSIKVIKSGVDAKLGVLGGAIEIKNRVPTGTPITEFFGSYGTRDTQNYRFYFENKIKDIPFNISIDHLSSDPFLRNNDFLSNSFNFSTVIPNVFDGKINVSAYYTKVKRGLIVNNRKSNDPQSPLWNVPIDPSYPTSLGEFMPPGGGPTRTPVMGAYWQKEKTLLDLSYERKIFGWNAKIAGFTNREERYEVNPGLLIRDLKPDKTDGFYMDFSKDFSKHHVRFGYYFKNQGSGDTFIIYEKTNPPTYNQNSPSSQKIIYNSAYLDDRFKISKRSSLYMGVRYDSFHAEGAPILQDGRGTYVQGISLTGDAITPRISLDYELTKNDTATLSVFKSARMPTNPEYYWWITGYSGAKLANGAPAPGYRPVNYLLKPEKEDAVELSIKGKRLGVDYSINGYYYSIHDYIMFRIDPNPTNRVAYNVDEVNIYGAETTLKKRIKGIDTVLTYTYQKSTKVNDALDTQHLLNGLDYFPRSMANLTFQKKFDNGLILDFDNHYVSKQNLLYAPNSSKLELVSIKPYYTADLGISYLVPKHDLRMDLMIYDIFNKKYQEVFGYPMPGRSVFGSLTLTF from the coding sequence TTGTTTTTTGCTTTTTTTTATTCAGATTTGGCAGAAATTGGATTTTGTGATGACTCTTCTCAGTTTCAGGAGATTGTAGTCTACGGTAACAAGGAAAAAGAGAAAAATGCAGATGTGGTAAACGTATTCAAAGTAAACCCCGCTATGAGTTTTTCTATTACTGATTACCTCAAGGATATGGCAGGGGTAGAGATCTCAGAAAAATCACTTGTAGGAGACACGGGCGATGTGGTTAAGATCAGAGGTTTTGGGAATAGCAGATTGAAAGTATTCGAGAATGGAAGAGATATCAATGCCACAGGCGTTTATGGCGGCTTTTATGTGGACTGGAGCACCATACCGCCAATAAACGTTGACTCTATTAAGGTTATAAAAAGCGGCGTAGACGCTAAACTTGGAGTTTTAGGCGGCGCAATAGAGATTAAGAATAGAGTCCCGACTGGCACGCCAATAACAGAATTTTTTGGTTCATATGGGACTAGGGATACTCAAAATTACAGGTTTTATTTTGAAAACAAGATAAAGGATATACCCTTTAATATATCTATCGATCATCTCTCTTCTGACCCATTTTTACGAAACAATGATTTTCTATCAAACTCGTTTAACTTTTCCACGGTCATTCCAAACGTTTTCGATGGTAAAATCAATGTCTCAGCTTATTATACAAAAGTAAAAAGAGGCCTTATAGTAAATAATAGAAAATCAAATGATCCTCAAAGCCCACTGTGGAATGTACCCATTGATCCATCATATCCCACATCACTTGGAGAATTTATGCCTCCTGGCGGAGGACCTACAAGAACGCCTGTAATGGGTGCGTACTGGCAAAAGGAAAAAACTCTTCTGGATCTGTCGTATGAACGAAAAATATTTGGATGGAATGCGAAGATTGCAGGCTTTACAAATAGGGAAGAAAGATACGAGGTAAATCCTGGGCTTCTTATAAGAGATCTAAAGCCTGATAAGACCGATGGATTCTATATGGATTTTAGCAAGGATTTTTCAAAGCACCACGTGAGATTTGGCTATTACTTTAAAAATCAAGGCTCAGGGGACACATTTATAATTTATGAAAAAACAAACCCTCCCACTTACAATCAAAATAGCCCATCGAGCCAGAAGATAATTTACAATTCAGCATATCTTGATGACAGATTTAAGATATCAAAGAGATCATCTCTTTATATGGGCGTAAGATACGATAGCTTTCACGCAGAGGGAGCACCCATATTGCAGGATGGAAGAGGAACTTATGTTCAGGGTATATCTCTAACTGGCGATGCGATCACCCCAAGAATAAGCTTAGACTACGAGCTAACTAAAAACGATACTGCAACTCTTTCAGTATTCAAATCTGCAAGGATGCCTACCAACCCTGAATACTATTGGTGGATCACAGGTTATAGCGGAGCAAAGCTCGCAAATGGTGCACCCGCTCCCGGTTATAGGCCAGTAAACTATCTTTTAAAGCCAGAAAAGGAGGACGCAGTAGAACTTAGCATTAAAGGAAAAAGGCTCGGAGTTGACTACTCTATTAATGGCTATTATTATTCTATTCACGACTATATTATGTTTAGAATTGATCCAAATCCTACAAACAGAGTGGCTTACAACGTAGATGAAGTAAATATATATGGAGCTGAAACAACGCTTAAAAAGAGAATAAAGGGCATTGATACGGTACTAACTTATACTTATCAGAAAAGCACAAAGGTTAACGACGCGCTTGACACCCAGCATCTGTTAAACGGTTTGGACTATTTTCCAAGAAGCATGGCGAATCTGACCTTTCAGAAAAAGTTTGATAACGGCTTGATTTTAGATTTTGACAATCACTACGTATCAAAGCAAAATTTGCTCTATGCACCAAATAGCAGTAAGCTTGAGCTTGTTTCGATAAAGCCATATTATACTGCAGACCTTGGGATATCATACCTTGTACCAAAACACGA